One genomic segment of Amycolatopsis sp. WQ 127309 includes these proteins:
- a CDS encoding FAD-dependent oxidoreductase codes for MAFAITQTCCADASCVSVCPVNCIHPTPDEPDFGRTEMLYVDPATCIDCGACADACPVDAIFPAGDLTGPLRAYEEINAGYYAGQDVLAGASAAPNFHRWAQPAFTRVLPSDFAPLDVAVVGSGPAGMYAVEDLLLHTNARVTLVDRLPVAGGLIRFGVAPDHPSTKKIGETFARFHDHPRLRLRLGTEVGRDVTAAELASRHDAVVYAVGATAARALGVPGEDLPGSLAAATVVGWYNGHPDIAPGAVDLSAERVAVVGTGNVALDIARILTADPETLVGTEIAPAALARLRSSKVREVVLLARRGPETAAYTRPELLALAERAGVDLVVDTHDPRVAAAIDQGEGKAALLRGLPRESVDWSTPPPEDRRRIVLRFHSAPVAVTGDTEVRGVRVTGVEGDVEIGAGRVVRAAGFRGTGVPGLPFDEATGTVPNVEGRVEGHPGTYVAGWIKRGPSGGIGANRACARETVGALLEDAVAGRLPVRRRARKLFSRV; via the coding sequence ATGGCCTTCGCGATCACGCAGACCTGCTGCGCCGACGCCTCCTGCGTGTCGGTCTGCCCGGTCAACTGCATCCACCCGACACCGGACGAGCCGGACTTCGGCCGCACCGAGATGCTCTACGTCGACCCGGCCACCTGCATCGACTGCGGTGCCTGCGCCGACGCGTGCCCGGTCGACGCGATCTTCCCGGCCGGCGACCTCACCGGGCCGCTGCGGGCCTACGAGGAGATCAACGCCGGGTACTACGCGGGCCAGGACGTGCTGGCCGGGGCGAGCGCCGCGCCCAACTTCCACCGCTGGGCGCAGCCGGCGTTCACCCGGGTGCTCCCGAGCGACTTCGCGCCGCTGGACGTCGCGGTCGTCGGCAGCGGCCCGGCCGGCATGTACGCCGTCGAGGACCTGCTGCTGCACACGAACGCCCGGGTCACCCTGGTCGACCGCCTGCCGGTGGCCGGCGGCCTGATCCGCTTCGGCGTCGCGCCCGACCACCCGTCGACGAAGAAGATCGGCGAGACGTTCGCGCGGTTCCACGACCACCCGCGGTTGCGGCTGCGCCTCGGCACCGAGGTCGGCCGCGACGTTACCGCGGCGGAGCTGGCTTCGCGGCACGACGCGGTGGTCTACGCGGTCGGGGCCACGGCGGCCCGGGCCCTCGGCGTCCCGGGGGAGGACCTGCCCGGCAGCCTGGCCGCGGCGACCGTCGTCGGCTGGTACAACGGCCACCCGGACATCGCCCCCGGCGCCGTCGACCTCTCGGCCGAGCGGGTGGCCGTCGTCGGCACCGGCAACGTCGCCCTCGACATCGCCCGCATCCTCACGGCCGACCCCGAGACCCTGGTGGGCACGGAGATCGCCCCGGCCGCGCTGGCCCGGCTGCGGTCGAGCAAGGTGCGCGAGGTCGTGCTGCTCGCCCGCCGCGGCCCGGAGACCGCCGCCTACACGCGCCCCGAGCTGCTGGCCCTCGCCGAGCGCGCCGGCGTCGACCTCGTGGTCGACACGCACGACCCGCGCGTCGCGGCGGCCATCGACCAGGGGGAGGGCAAGGCGGCCCTGCTGCGTGGCTTGCCGCGGGAGTCCGTGGACTGGTCCACGCCGCCGCCGGAGGACCGCCGCCGCATCGTCCTGCGGTTCCATTCGGCGCCAGTCGCGGTCACCGGCGACACCGAGGTCCGCGGCGTGCGCGTCACCGGCGTCGAGGGTGACGTCGAGATCGGCGCGGGCCGGGTCGTCCGGGCCGCCGGGTTCCGCGGCACCGGTGTGCCGGGCCTGCCGTTCGACGAGGCGACGGGGACCGTGCCGAACGTCGAGGGCCGCGTCGAGGGTCACCCGGGCACCTACGTCGCGGGCTGGATCAAGCGCGGGCCGTCCGGCGGCATCGGGGCGAACCGGGCGTGCGCCCGCGAGACGGTCGGCGCCCTGCTCGAGGACGCCGTCGCGGGGCGGCTGCCGGTGCGCCGCCGGGCCCGGAAGCTCTTCAGCCGCGTCTGA
- a CDS encoding WXG100 family type VII secretion target — MAAQNGAKVDTGIMRQGASTITDTGQGITGVNRQVDSTMQELLGTWRSDAAVVFHEAMGTFDRTVQTIVDRLNTLSQHVTTGANDYDRQDEDNTSNVRQQAATIGGLPGF, encoded by the coding sequence ATGGCGGCTCAGAACGGCGCCAAGGTAGACACCGGGATCATGCGCCAAGGCGCTAGCACCATCACCGACACCGGCCAGGGCATCACGGGCGTGAACCGCCAGGTGGACTCCACGATGCAGGAGCTGCTGGGCACCTGGCGCTCGGACGCGGCCGTGGTCTTCCACGAGGCGATGGGCACGTTCGACCGCACCGTGCAGACGATCGTCGACCGGCTGAACACGCTTTCCCAGCACGTCACGACCGGCGCGAACGACTACGACCGCCAGGACGAGGACAACACCTCGAACGTGCGCCAGCAGGCCGCGACCATCGGCGGCCTCCCCGGCTTCTGA
- a CDS encoding WXG100 family type VII secretion target yields MALGQFTISFAQMEATVGRAQQQSQQITELLDQMNRTITAQREHWLGSAADEFQSTYEWCRQQALTLPQSLDAAGRTLATVNEGTSSTESANATRFAQR; encoded by the coding sequence ATGGCTCTGGGTCAGTTCACCATCAGCTTCGCGCAGATGGAAGCCACGGTCGGGCGTGCGCAGCAGCAGTCGCAGCAGATCACCGAGCTGCTCGACCAGATGAACCGCACCATCACCGCGCAGCGCGAGCACTGGCTCGGCAGCGCGGCCGACGAGTTCCAGTCGACCTACGAGTGGTGCCGCCAGCAGGCGCTGACGCTCCCGCAGTCGCTCGACGCCGCCGGCCGCACGCTGGCGACCGTCAACGAGGGCACGTCGAGCACCGAGAGCGCCAACGCGACGCGGTTCGCGCAGCGCTGA
- the eccCa gene encoding type VII secretion protein EccCa, with product MSTETVKRGPRASGPELPEGQEELQEPPVLAEPAARDFNSLLMMLPMGIGSMVMVLSFSGVGGSSPMTYVLGGGMGLSMMAMSVGQLTRAVGERKRKMRAERRDYLRYIAQVRTRARATAEQQRRAVAWNNPSPDSLWSLSMGRRLWERRVSHDDFGRVRIGLGSQQSALELVPPVTKPIEDLEPLSAISLRRFTETYRSLSGIPTAVGLRSFTSVEFDGDPEAAASLVRAMLAQLVVFHSPDELRIAVLTTEAAQSQWDWVKWLPHNQHATLRDPAGPLRLLAADHDDLMDVLGPDVADRDDHDKAVGPTTTEPFVVIVAHLAMIPESSRLLGAGLRNVVLLDVTGALPGGPKVLRLTTKDDRVEFPAGTGVGSAIRDELSVTQIEGLARLLSPKRTSGTLEITEQPLESDFGLTALLGIRDVHSFDIPAQWRPRAVQRARMSVPIGVTEDGEIVELDLKESAQGGMGPHGMLIGATGSGKSELLRTLVLGLAATHSSEILNFVLVDFKGGATFLGMDRLPHTSAMITNLADELPLVDRMQDSLNGEMVRRQEQLRASGHPSLFEYEKARAAGEQLPPMPTLFLVVDEFSELLSAKPEFMELFVSVGRLGRSLGVHLLLASQRLDEGRIHRVEGHLSYRIALRTFSSMESRSVIGVGNAYELPSEPGNGYLKIDTTNLVRFKAAYVSGPVPAGGGDGASDVARAGAEVVPFFTRTRPTRFIVRDDEPDPTAEKTAQEVLETAPSGPTLADAFVERLTGAGPAARQVWLPPLAESPSLDALLPGVLPDAVRGMSVQDPAQLGRLRVPLGMIDRPFEQVRELLSADLSGAAGHVAVVGGPQTGKSTLLRTLVLALAMTHTPAEVQFYGLDFGGGGIMSISGLPHVGSVATRLERDRVVRTIEEISQIMEHRENIFSERGVESMDVYRQLRRRGQVEDAFGDVFLVVDGWYSLKNDYSELEQKIGELASRGLSFGIHVVIASTRWSEIRPYLRDLLQTRFELRLGDPMESEIGSRKAKTVPSQPGRGLTPDGLHFLAGLPRMDGSAATDDLAAATKAVAEEVHTFWPGRRAPAVRLLPATLPLSELPRPDGDLRLALGQDEQRLLPVWHDFRATPHLLVFGDNETGKTNMLRLVLRSVLARYGPGEAKIVLADPSRQLDAEVPEAYRVGYATTTEALQELATQTGVSLSPRVPDQSVTADRLKRRDWWTGPRLFLVVDDYQLLTGGMGSPLEPLLSLLAQGAYIGMHLVVARSTSGAMRALSDPVIRRLWELGSPGVVFSYPKEEGKFLGEAAPRKLPAGRAQLVTRRGVKLVQTGFVPGPDQLVGSTFGTLEGSGR from the coding sequence GTGAGCACGGAAACCGTCAAGCGCGGCCCGCGCGCGTCCGGCCCCGAACTGCCCGAAGGCCAGGAAGAGCTGCAGGAGCCGCCCGTGCTCGCCGAACCGGCGGCGCGGGACTTCAACTCGCTGCTCATGATGCTGCCGATGGGCATCGGGTCGATGGTGATGGTGCTGTCGTTCTCCGGTGTCGGCGGCAGCTCGCCGATGACCTACGTCCTCGGCGGCGGCATGGGCCTGTCCATGATGGCCATGAGCGTCGGCCAGCTCACCCGCGCGGTGGGGGAGCGCAAGCGCAAGATGCGCGCCGAACGCCGTGACTACCTGCGTTACATCGCCCAGGTCCGCACCCGGGCCCGGGCGACGGCCGAGCAGCAGCGCCGCGCCGTGGCGTGGAACAACCCGTCGCCGGACTCGCTGTGGTCGCTGTCGATGGGCCGCCGGTTGTGGGAGCGGCGCGTCAGCCACGACGACTTCGGCCGCGTCCGCATCGGCCTCGGCTCGCAGCAGTCGGCCCTCGAACTGGTCCCGCCGGTCACCAAACCGATCGAGGACCTCGAACCGCTGTCGGCGATCTCCCTGCGCCGCTTCACCGAGACCTACCGGTCGCTCTCGGGCATCCCGACGGCGGTCGGCCTGCGCAGCTTCACCAGCGTCGAGTTCGACGGCGACCCCGAGGCCGCCGCGAGCCTGGTGCGGGCGATGCTGGCGCAGCTGGTCGTGTTCCACTCGCCGGACGAGCTGCGGATCGCCGTGCTCACCACCGAAGCCGCGCAGTCCCAGTGGGACTGGGTGAAGTGGCTGCCGCACAACCAGCACGCCACCCTGCGCGACCCGGCCGGCCCGCTGCGGCTGCTGGCCGCCGACCACGACGACCTGATGGACGTCCTCGGCCCGGACGTCGCCGACCGCGACGACCACGACAAGGCCGTCGGCCCGACCACGACCGAACCGTTCGTGGTGATCGTCGCGCACCTGGCCATGATCCCCGAGTCGTCGCGGCTGCTGGGCGCGGGCTTGCGCAACGTCGTGCTGCTGGACGTCACCGGCGCGCTTCCCGGTGGCCCCAAGGTGCTGCGACTGACCACGAAGGACGATCGCGTCGAGTTCCCGGCCGGCACCGGCGTCGGGTCCGCGATCCGCGACGAGCTGTCCGTGACGCAGATCGAGGGCCTGGCCCGGCTGCTGTCGCCGAAGCGCACCAGCGGCACCCTGGAGATCACCGAACAGCCCCTCGAGAGCGACTTCGGGCTGACCGCGCTGCTCGGCATCCGCGACGTCCACAGCTTCGACATCCCGGCGCAGTGGCGTCCGCGCGCCGTGCAGCGGGCGCGGATGTCGGTGCCGATCGGCGTCACCGAGGACGGCGAGATCGTCGAGCTGGACCTCAAGGAGTCCGCGCAGGGCGGCATGGGCCCGCACGGCATGCTCATCGGCGCCACCGGCTCGGGCAAGTCCGAGCTGCTGCGCACCCTGGTCCTCGGCCTGGCCGCGACGCACTCGTCGGAGATCCTCAACTTCGTCCTCGTCGACTTCAAGGGCGGCGCGACGTTCCTCGGCATGGACCGGCTGCCGCACACCTCGGCGATGATCACCAACCTGGCCGACGAGCTGCCGCTGGTCGACCGGATGCAGGACTCGCTCAACGGCGAGATGGTGCGCCGCCAGGAGCAGCTGCGCGCGAGCGGGCACCCGTCGCTGTTCGAGTACGAGAAGGCCCGCGCGGCCGGCGAGCAGCTGCCGCCGATGCCGACGCTTTTCCTGGTCGTCGACGAGTTCTCCGAGCTGCTGAGCGCCAAGCCGGAGTTCATGGAGCTGTTCGTCTCGGTCGGCCGGCTGGGGCGCAGCCTCGGCGTCCACCTGCTGCTCGCGTCGCAGCGGCTGGACGAAGGCCGCATCCACCGCGTCGAGGGTCACCTGTCGTACCGGATCGCGCTGCGGACGTTCTCTTCGATGGAGTCCCGCAGCGTCATCGGCGTCGGCAACGCGTACGAGCTGCCGTCCGAACCGGGCAACGGCTACCTCAAGATCGACACGACGAACCTGGTGCGCTTCAAGGCCGCTTACGTCTCCGGCCCGGTCCCGGCCGGCGGCGGTGACGGCGCGAGCGACGTCGCCCGCGCGGGTGCCGAGGTCGTCCCGTTCTTCACCCGGACCCGGCCGACCCGGTTCATCGTCCGCGACGACGAGCCGGACCCCACCGCCGAGAAGACCGCCCAGGAAGTCCTCGAAACCGCGCCGAGCGGGCCGACCCTGGCGGACGCCTTCGTCGAGCGGCTCACCGGCGCGGGCCCGGCGGCGCGTCAGGTGTGGCTGCCGCCGCTGGCCGAGTCGCCGAGCCTGGACGCGCTCCTGCCGGGCGTGCTGCCGGACGCCGTGCGCGGCATGAGCGTGCAGGACCCGGCCCAGCTGGGCCGCCTGCGGGTGCCGCTGGGCATGATCGACCGGCCGTTCGAGCAGGTCCGCGAGCTGTTGTCGGCCGACCTGTCCGGCGCGGCCGGGCACGTCGCGGTCGTCGGCGGCCCGCAGACCGGCAAGTCGACGCTGCTGCGGACCCTGGTGCTGGCCCTGGCCATGACGCACACGCCGGCGGAGGTCCAGTTCTACGGGCTGGACTTCGGCGGCGGCGGGATCATGTCGATCAGCGGCCTGCCGCACGTCGGCTCGGTCGCCACCCGCCTCGAGCGCGACCGCGTCGTGCGGACCATCGAAGAGATCTCGCAGATCATGGAGCACCGCGAGAACATCTTCTCCGAACGCGGCGTCGAGTCGATGGACGTCTACCGCCAGCTGCGTCGCCGGGGCCAGGTCGAGGACGCCTTCGGTGACGTCTTCCTGGTCGTCGACGGCTGGTACTCGCTCAAGAATGACTACTCCGAGCTGGAGCAGAAGATCGGCGAGCTCGCCTCGCGCGGCCTCTCGTTCGGCATCCACGTCGTGATCGCGTCGACGCGCTGGTCGGAGATCCGCCCGTACCTGCGCGACCTGCTGCAGACCCGGTTCGAGCTGCGCCTGGGCGACCCGATGGAGTCGGAGATCGGCTCCCGCAAGGCGAAGACCGTGCCGAGCCAGCCCGGCCGCGGCCTGACCCCGGACGGCCTGCACTTCCTCGCCGGCCTGCCCCGGATGGACGGCAGCGCCGCCACGGACGACCTCGCCGCGGCGACCAAGGCCGTCGCCGAAGAGGTGCACACGTTCTGGCCGGGCCGCCGCGCGCCGGCCGTGCGGCTGCTGCCCGCGACGTTGCCGCTGTCCGAGCTGCCCCGCCCCGACGGCGACCTGCGGCTGGCCCTGGGCCAGGACGAGCAGCGGCTGCTGCCGGTGTGGCACGACTTCCGCGCCACGCCGCACCTGCTGGTGTTCGGCGACAACGAGACCGGCAAGACCAACATGCTGCGGCTGGTGCTGCGCTCGGTGCTGGCGCGGTACGGGCCGGGCGAGGCGAAGATCGTGCTCGCCGACCCGAGCCGTCAGCTCGACGCCGAGGTCCCGGAGGCCTACCGCGTCGGCTACGCGACGACGACCGAGGCGCTGCAGGAACTCGCGACCCAGACCGGGGTGTCGCTCTCGCCGCGGGTGCCGGACCAGAGCGTCACGGCCGACCGGCTCAAGCGCCGCGACTGGTGGACCGGCCCCCGGCTGTTCCTCGTCGTCGACGACTACCAGCTGCTCACCGGCGGCATGGGCTCGCCGCTCGAGCCGCTGCTGTCGCTGCTCGCGCAGGGCGCCTACATCGGCATGCACCTGGTCGTCGCGCGCAGCACGTCGGGCGCGATGCGCGCGCTGAGCGACCCGGTGATCCGCCGGCTGTGGGAGCTGGGCAGCCCCGGCGTCGTCTTCTCCTACCCCAAGGAGGAAGGCAAGTTCCTCGGCGAGGCCGCGCCGCGCAAGCTGCCGGCCGGCCGCGCCCAGCTCGTCACCCGCCGCGGCGTCAAGCTCGTCCAGACCGGGTTCGTCCCCGGTCCCGACCAGCTCGTCGGCAGCACATTCGGCACTCTCGAAGGGAGCGGACGTTGA
- the eccD gene encoding type VII secretion integral membrane protein EccD, translating into MQQGELCRVTVHGPQGRADLAVPMGVPVTSLLPVLLRHTGGHEDLGDSWVLQRLGEAPLDPAGTPESLDWKEGEEFHLRPRLDPLPELDFDDIADGMATAVSRQSGRWKPEFNRFLFLGFAIAGLLVLARVLLYPGALGLSAIGCAVVALGLLVAAVGSGVRSEDTALITLLGLGGCGFAFVAGAIAVAGLGPAFDLQTAPLLSGCLASGLAGGLMLGGRAAWAPVTPFVPFGTVVATSAAGAITLWLHYGPEFSPVQSAALVSAVLIGLLVFAPRIGIRFARIRGPQLPRTADELQYDIEPAPAAKMVAQTAYADGYLTIACVTSAVMFACSFPFLVGQGLFPGILAGLLAAAVLMRSRSLLGAWQRVPLAVAGALGLVLLTFSLIEPLTPDWRGAAAAGVVLVFFLLVLAMLRPPPRRLLPIWGHLANWLETLSAVAILPILLQLFGTYAWAIGLTG; encoded by the coding sequence ATGCAGCAGGGCGAGCTGTGCCGGGTCACCGTGCACGGCCCGCAAGGGCGCGCCGACCTGGCCGTGCCGATGGGTGTCCCGGTGACGAGCCTGCTGCCGGTGCTGCTGCGGCACACCGGCGGCCACGAGGACCTCGGCGACTCGTGGGTGCTGCAGCGCCTCGGCGAGGCGCCGCTCGACCCGGCGGGCACGCCGGAGTCGCTCGACTGGAAGGAGGGGGAGGAGTTCCACCTCCGCCCCCGGCTGGACCCGTTGCCGGAACTGGACTTCGACGACATCGCCGACGGCATGGCCACCGCCGTCAGCCGCCAGTCCGGCCGCTGGAAGCCCGAGTTCAACCGGTTCCTGTTCCTCGGCTTCGCCATCGCCGGCCTGCTGGTGCTGGCCCGGGTGCTGCTCTACCCGGGCGCGCTGGGCCTGTCCGCCATCGGCTGCGCCGTCGTGGCGCTGGGCCTGCTGGTCGCGGCCGTCGGCTCGGGCGTCCGGTCCGAGGACACGGCGCTGATCACGCTGCTGGGCCTGGGCGGCTGCGGGTTCGCGTTCGTGGCGGGAGCGATCGCCGTCGCGGGCCTCGGGCCGGCGTTCGACCTGCAGACCGCGCCCCTGCTGTCCGGCTGCCTGGCTTCCGGTCTGGCGGGCGGCCTGATGCTCGGCGGCCGGGCCGCGTGGGCGCCGGTCACGCCGTTCGTCCCGTTCGGCACGGTCGTGGCCACTTCCGCGGCCGGCGCGATCACCCTGTGGCTGCACTACGGCCCGGAGTTCTCGCCGGTGCAGTCGGCGGCGCTGGTCTCGGCCGTCCTCATCGGACTGCTGGTGTTCGCGCCCCGGATCGGCATCCGGTTCGCCCGCATCCGCGGCCCGCAGCTGCCCCGCACGGCCGACGAACTGCAGTACGACATCGAGCCCGCGCCGGCGGCGAAGATGGTCGCGCAGACCGCGTACGCCGACGGCTACCTCACGATCGCCTGCGTCACCTCGGCCGTCATGTTCGCGTGCTCCTTCCCTTTCCTGGTCGGCCAAGGCCTGTTCCCCGGCATCCTGGCCGGCCTGCTCGCGGCGGCGGTGCTGATGCGCTCGCGCAGCCTGCTGGGCGCGTGGCAGCGAGTGCCGCTGGCCGTCGCCGGCGCGCTCGGGTTGGTGCTGCTGACGTTCTCGCTGATCGAACCGCTGACCCCGGATTGGCGCGGCGCGGCCGCGGCCGGGGTGGTGCTGGTGTTCTTCCTGCTGGTGCTGGCGATGCTGCGGCCCCCGCCACGGCGGCTGCTGCCGATCTGGGGTCACCTGGCCAACTGGCTGGAGACGTTGAGCGCCGTCGCGATCCTCCCGATCCTGCTGCAGCTGTTCGGGACGTACGCGTGGGCCATCGGACTGACGGGCTGA
- a CDS encoding type VII secretion protein EccB gives MVQTQKDHVEAYSFLIGRMTSALVLGDASHLDVPAKRTWTGLLVGAALAVLIVLGFFVFGLIAHHTGHAVQATPPPVRRA, from the coding sequence ATGGTGCAGACGCAAAAGGACCACGTCGAGGCGTATTCGTTCCTGATTGGACGGATGACCTCGGCCCTCGTGCTCGGCGACGCGAGCCACCTCGACGTGCCCGCCAAGCGCACCTGGACCGGCCTGCTGGTCGGCGCGGCGCTGGCGGTACTGATCGTGCTGGGGTTCTTCGTGTTCGGCCTGATCGCCCACCACACCGGGCACGCCGTCCAGGCGACGCCGCCCCCGGTCCGCCGAGCCTGA
- a CDS encoding right-handed parallel beta-helix repeat-containing protein: MNRQVLTVGGEGAYPTIGAALAQAQNGATITVHSGRYEESLVVDRMVSLVAEGDVEIVAREGSVLVANAEAVQLRGFTLTGQDDKLVAVDVVRGEAALDGCRVTGASWATLLARLQGSLALRGCAVTSTAGAGIVVASPAQSTIEDTEITGTASSGVVVAEVGSVVLRRCAVRQPKGNGVCVNGEAVAVVEQCEITGAEKPAMVVEQQGRATITGLTVRDSANVDLYLTSEGRVSVVDSRFLSAPMQAVHVAASAAPVLRECVFAGAERNAVQVTGNASPHFVDCTFEDSPVIILADGEATPNFERATIRGATQTGVLVTADAKVRIAGLRLAGHGIVLSGQSRVDLTDASVETGREIAVEVTESSWLTGTDLHVRGSGVRVTGTAELQDCEIADEIVVEAGATLTASRCRVHNGVSSDDGANVTLTECEVDGVTSEPVREPPQAETVEPSTSDASGEVLDGPLGELESLVGLAGVKKEVTGLINLIRMSQMRERMGLPMPPMSRHLVFAGPPGTGKTTVARLYGTVLAELGILSKGHMVEVARQDLVGQYIGSTAIKTTEVVEKAIGGVLFIDEAYTLSAGSGGSGPDFGQEAIDALMKIMEDQRDSLVVIVAGYSEQMDVFLESNPGLASRFTRTIEFPNYSVDELVTITTGLTRKHYYELTDDAMTTLREYFERVPKNSTFGNGRVARKLFEAMVNNQASRLALQPPSKDSELNRLTAEDLHAELANLPAAAQAAVSVGTDPAAAVGAATSVHRLRKLVGQKAVREHAERLLVRLGGLKHGRQPLGQEANVVLSGERGSGRAEFARLYARGLAELGLVGVGQLVRRSVAEDLMPRWPGQAEHLVRTALDDASGGVLVLDLDGEWESTVHTPGHEVLEALAEAVGRRPADPVVVLTAEPRRVRTLAGLVPSLRDRFPAVWELGKYTVDELGEIAVRLLVRGGHEVPDAVRDALAHELAAASERTVHAAHELARTLSATAASRTLAAADLRGVRPPDVEPLALGQGLASVG, encoded by the coding sequence ATGAACCGACAGGTGCTCACGGTCGGCGGAGAAGGTGCCTACCCCACGATCGGCGCCGCGCTGGCGCAGGCTCAGAACGGCGCCACGATCACCGTCCACTCCGGACGCTACGAGGAGAGCCTCGTCGTCGACCGCATGGTCTCCCTGGTCGCCGAAGGCGACGTCGAGATCGTCGCGCGTGAAGGCAGCGTGCTCGTGGCCAACGCCGAGGCCGTCCAGCTGCGCGGCTTCACCCTCACCGGGCAGGACGACAAGCTCGTCGCGGTCGACGTCGTGCGCGGCGAGGCCGCACTCGACGGCTGCCGCGTCACCGGCGCCTCCTGGGCGACGCTCCTCGCGCGCCTCCAGGGGTCCCTCGCCCTGCGCGGCTGCGCCGTCACCAGCACCGCCGGCGCCGGGATCGTCGTCGCGTCGCCGGCGCAGAGCACCATCGAGGACACCGAAATCACCGGCACCGCGTCATCGGGCGTGGTCGTCGCCGAGGTCGGGTCGGTCGTGCTGCGCCGGTGCGCGGTGCGGCAGCCGAAGGGCAACGGCGTCTGCGTGAACGGCGAAGCCGTCGCGGTGGTCGAGCAGTGCGAGATCACCGGCGCCGAGAAGCCCGCGATGGTCGTCGAACAGCAAGGCCGCGCCACCATCACCGGCCTGACCGTGCGCGACAGCGCGAACGTCGACCTGTACCTGACCAGTGAAGGCCGGGTGTCCGTTGTGGACTCCCGGTTCCTGTCGGCGCCGATGCAGGCCGTGCACGTCGCCGCGTCGGCCGCGCCGGTGCTGCGCGAATGTGTCTTCGCCGGCGCGGAACGCAACGCCGTTCAGGTCACCGGCAACGCGTCGCCGCACTTCGTGGACTGCACGTTCGAGGACTCACCCGTCATCATCCTGGCCGACGGTGAAGCGACGCCGAACTTCGAGCGCGCGACGATCCGGGGCGCGACCCAGACCGGCGTGCTCGTCACCGCCGACGCGAAGGTCCGGATCGCCGGGCTGCGGCTCGCGGGCCACGGCATCGTCCTTTCCGGACAGTCGCGAGTGGACCTCACCGACGCGTCCGTCGAAACCGGACGCGAGATCGCCGTCGAGGTCACCGAATCGTCCTGGCTGACCGGAACCGACCTCCACGTGCGGGGGAGCGGCGTCCGGGTCACCGGCACGGCCGAGCTGCAGGACTGCGAGATCGCCGACGAAATCGTGGTCGAGGCCGGCGCCACGCTCACCGCGTCGCGCTGCCGCGTGCACAACGGCGTCTCGTCCGACGACGGCGCGAACGTGACGCTCACCGAGTGCGAAGTGGACGGTGTGACGAGCGAACCCGTCCGGGAGCCACCGCAAGCGGAGACCGTCGAACCGAGCACGAGCGACGCCTCGGGCGAGGTGCTCGACGGCCCGCTCGGCGAGCTGGAGTCGCTGGTCGGCCTGGCCGGGGTGAAGAAAGAGGTCACCGGCCTGATCAACCTCATCCGGATGTCCCAGATGCGGGAGCGGATGGGGCTGCCGATGCCGCCGATGAGCCGGCACCTGGTCTTCGCGGGCCCTCCCGGCACCGGTAAGACGACGGTCGCGCGGCTCTACGGCACGGTCCTGGCGGAGCTGGGCATCCTGTCCAAGGGTCACATGGTCGAGGTCGCGCGGCAGGACCTCGTCGGCCAGTACATCGGCTCGACGGCGATCAAGACCACCGAGGTCGTCGAGAAGGCCATCGGCGGCGTCCTGTTCATCGACGAGGCGTACACGCTGTCGGCGGGCTCCGGCGGCTCCGGGCCGGACTTCGGCCAGGAGGCCATCGACGCGCTGATGAAGATCATGGAGGACCAGCGCGACTCGCTCGTCGTGATCGTCGCGGGCTACTCCGAGCAGATGGACGTCTTCCTCGAGTCCAACCCCGGGCTGGCGTCGCGGTTCACCCGGACCATCGAGTTCCCGAACTACAGCGTCGACGAGCTGGTCACCATCACCACCGGCCTGACCCGCAAGCACTACTACGAGCTGACCGACGACGCGATGACGACGCTGCGCGAGTACTTCGAGCGGGTGCCGAAGAACTCGACGTTCGGCAACGGCCGCGTCGCGCGGAAGCTGTTCGAGGCCATGGTGAACAACCAGGCGTCGCGCCTGGCGCTGCAGCCGCCGTCGAAGGACTCGGAGCTCAACCGGCTGACGGCCGAGGACCTGCACGCCGAGCTGGCGAACCTGCCCGCGGCGGCCCAGGCCGCGGTGTCGGTGGGCACCGATCCGGCCGCCGCCGTCGGCGCGGCGACCAGCGTGCACCGGCTGCGCAAACTCGTCGGCCAGAAGGCGGTGCGGGAGCACGCCGAGCGCCTGCTGGTCCGGCTCGGCGGGCTCAAGCACGGCCGTCAGCCGCTCGGCCAGGAAGCCAACGTCGTGCTCAGCGGCGAGCGCGGCTCGGGCCGGGCGGAGTTCGCCCGGCTGTACGCGCGGGGGCTCGCCGAACTGGGTCTCGTCGGCGTCGGGCAGCTCGTCCGGCGGTCGGTCGCGGAGGACCTGATGCCGCGCTGGCCGGGACAGGCCGAGCACCTGGTCCGCACCGCGCTGGACGACGCGAGCGGCGGTGTCCTCGTGCTCGACCTGGACGGCGAGTGGGAGTCCACTGTGCACACTCCGGGCCACGAAGTCCTTGAAGCACTGGCGGAAGCGGTCGGACGACGGCCCGCCGATCCGGTCGTCGTGCTGACCGCCGAACCGCGGCGCGTCCGGACGCTGGCCGGGCTGGTGCCGTCGCTGCGTGACCGGTTCCCGGCGGTCTGGGAGCTGGGGAAGTACACAGTGGACGAACTCGGCGAGATCGCCGTGCGGCTGCTGGTCCGCGGCGGTCACGAAGTGCCGGACGCCGTCCGCGACGCGCTGGCGCACGAGCTGGCGGCGGCGTCGGAACGCACGGTGCACGCCGCGCACGAACTCGCCCGCACGCTGTCGGCGACGGCCGCGTCCCGCACGCTGGCGGCGGCGGACCTGCGCGGCGTCCGCCCGCCGGACGTCGAACCCCTGGCGCTCGGGCAGGGTCTGGCTTCGGTCGGCTGA